Within the Deltaproteobacteria bacterium genome, the region CAACAGGAAATGCGCCAAGAGCTTATCGCAAAAATCAAGAGCATCATCGCAGATCGAGAAGCCGAAATTACCCGTGGCCGGGATGTCGCCGGAGACGTTGAACGACTCGACAAAATGCTTGAGCAAATTGAGACGATCAAGGTTGCTGGGTTCTGGGACGGTCTCGACACCAAGCCTGATGAAGTATTCTACCATCTTGATACCAATATTGCTCCATTGGGTGATGAGGGTAAAATTGGTTATTTTCGAAACCTTGGGACGGATATCACCCGCTTTTCTCAAAACTTTGATAGTTTTCAGATTACTCAGGGCACCATGGTCCCTGAAGGTGAACGAGGCTACCTCATTGCTCAGCGGGTTTACGACCAGCGGGTCAAAAACAAAGTCGCAAAAGCATTCGACAAAATTAAGGACCAACGCGACACGTTTGACAAAACAATCGAAAACGACGCGAGCCTCAAGTCGGAAGCCAAACGTCTACCCCGCCAATACCGGGGCATTACCTACGAACTAAGCACCGCCGATTCGCGCATGCTCAACGACAAACTTAAATCATTGCTACCTTCCGTTGAAGGTACACTCGACGAACGCGTCCAAGCCTTTCTCAAAGTCGACGACTCAAACTTTGATAAGCGCTACGATTTCTTCTACGAGACCATTGTCCCGATGATTAAGCTGCATTGGTTCAACGTTGGCGACACCATTACACTCAGAGCCGTAACCAAGTCTGGTTATTATAAGTCCATCAACGTAAAGCTCTGGGGAGTTTACAACTTTAAGGGACTTGAGAAGACTGACTTAGCCGGCGCTGCCAACCTCATCGACCTCATAAGCTTTCGCGAGCTTTACGGCCTGATGAGTGAGGAAATGAAAGCCGAGCTCAACAGCATCCGAGACGAAGTGAACACTCAGGACGTCGACCGAGAAAATGCAGAAGATGCTCTTTTCGGCGGAAGCGATTCACTCGAAGACGATATAGAGGACGATACCTTTAACGCTCTAGACAGCAACGAAGGTGAGCAGTTCTCACACACTTTGCTCGACACGACTTTTGATGCTGAAGATATAGACAATGGCTTGGCAATTCATGCCGCTATTATTCTCGAGCCCGGTATCGACCAACTTCAAGCTAAAACCGATATTGAAAAAGCCATTCAAGAAAATAAGCTGGGCCTTCAGGTTGTTGGATGGGAAGAGGCCTCAGGACTTATTGGC harbors:
- a CDS encoding ABC transporter permease — encoded protein: MSIQIAVRNLIAHKFSSIIVGTIITFGTFLLVLGLALTDSVNQSMERTITSSLGGNLQVYSQDAKDELSLYGDGFMGTPDYGEMLRFGDAREVIEAVPGVKAMVPMGSSSVIVSNDGNELDSCINELRDVVDNGQQEMRQELIAKIKSIIADREAEITRGRDVAGDVERLDKMLEQIETIKVAGFWDGLDTKPDEVFYHLDTNIAPLGDEGKIGYFRNLGTDITRFSQNFDSFQITQGTMVPEGERGYLIAQRVYDQRVKNKVAKAFDKIKDQRDTFDKTIENDASLKSEAKRLPRQYRGITYELSTADSRMLNDKLKSLLPSVEGTLDERVQAFLKVDDSNFDKRYDFFYETIVPMIKLHWFNVGDTITLRAVTKSGYYKSINVKLWGVYNFKGLEKTDLAGAANLIDLISFRELYGLMSEEMKAELNSIRDEVNTQDVDRENAEDALFGGSDSLEDDIEDDTFNALDSNEGEQFSHTLLDTTFDAEDIDNGLAIHAAIILEPGIDQLQAKTDIEKAIQENKLGLQVVGWEEASGLIGQFIVVLRVVLYIAIFIIFLVALVIINNSMVMATLERVTEIGTMRAIGAQQNFIMKLFLLEIMILGIFSGLVGSGFGFLTIQWLGQVGIPAPSRQLIFLFSGPKLFPTIGLEHILIGLAVVLSVSLISTLYPARIATRIEPVTAMQAKE